In Segatella copri, a single genomic region encodes these proteins:
- a CDS encoding fimbrial protein: protein MKIRDFILSLVSWFILLVTVSCSDELGGERAPISSESNLHVLVPTVLSSRGTRADDASGLPTYNATVDECQINDLTLYAFPTGNEGKLLKETLPAPLATMMADEGIATYQLNITPGKYHIYVVANMNKVLSGQTIQTEDSLKNIVLDYRPTSRTGMPVCTNIPMIYEPEKDAVGKLAVTEIKAAGDKYTEVAANLKFTCVKVKLNLIFDPSNADVAFGGKTFSINSISAEKLSPFTHLYWGGKFETPTWTKNEDKEAYKEGIPSTQYEASSRAAVYYTDWTDNSRLPATNNRDDIKGTGTATPNPVNAADKWLFQQTYYLPERYISSESDRSYLTINGNVGGSVDNNYRIDLGHKKDETSTVPVFPRGTFYEITGAIKTLGNMELDCKVSVKPWETVPIDADFNHTTLWVSKTEASVTSTTNDYISYKSNAAIVEFGCKNTILVNGKEEPIIIKYDCGKDANGNDSIEFRVNPEIPVSDYPTSGRSGTAKFYLKANNLYKYIDVHYDVTPYLDVTKELVIYYNNDISQNSRNIEWDTNLGGIRLEKTELTKGKSTIEMDLNSSDAATGVFTVRATTDPVTTTIHEFNVIPQNETTDVKYKTVRVIVRPPIDDYRIYFRAINDRSKYKGDNGSDNFQGILPEGDTNNWSDGWNEDANDKSAKPDNHRIYVYTQIGETEDAVTGKGWIFTKGPADKNGWPGEEMVADDTNTGWYYKDFTQNAQSVSNTNGSEGKRTITPGETLIMFSNNTYLDQGFSLHRCPHHLEPGIPLFDYEDREGWIVYDPTSDPIWRVHDDMPEIEDIEYKVYTQFALFGWYKVYGIASEKKQFTIWDTKAKKSWKCEKVGKDWYKTTIKLKAVKGEHEKNILLKKEDNDKSPTITLFDGNSYEKYGDTGYYQGDKWHQGTPDGVNE from the coding sequence ATGAAAATACGAGATTTCATTTTAAGTTTAGTTAGTTGGTTTATATTGTTGGTTACAGTAAGTTGCTCTGACGAACTTGGAGGCGAGCGCGCTCCCATTTCGTCAGAAAGCAACTTGCATGTACTCGTGCCAACCGTGCTCAGCAGCCGTGGCACCCGTGCCGACGATGCTTCCGGCCTTCCTACCTATAATGCTACGGTAGATGAATGCCAGATCAACGACCTGACCCTCTATGCTTTCCCTACAGGAAATGAAGGCAAGCTCCTGAAAGAGACGCTCCCTGCCCCACTGGCTACGATGATGGCAGATGAGGGAATAGCAACCTATCAGTTGAATATTACTCCGGGAAAGTATCATATCTATGTGGTTGCCAATATGAACAAGGTGTTGAGCGGTCAAACTATCCAAACTGAAGATTCTCTCAAAAATATAGTACTCGATTACAGACCTACAAGTAGAACAGGTATGCCTGTATGCACCAATATCCCGATGATTTACGAACCAGAGAAGGATGCCGTAGGCAAACTCGCTGTAACCGAGATTAAAGCTGCGGGTGATAAATATACAGAGGTAGCAGCTAACCTGAAATTTACATGCGTAAAGGTTAAGCTGAATCTTATCTTCGATCCAAGTAACGCAGACGTTGCTTTCGGAGGCAAGACCTTTAGCATCAACAGTATTTCAGCTGAGAAACTCTCTCCTTTTACCCATCTTTACTGGGGCGGTAAATTTGAGACTCCAACTTGGACAAAAAATGAAGATAAAGAAGCATACAAGGAGGGTATTCCAAGTACTCAGTATGAGGCATCATCTAGAGCTGCCGTATACTATACCGATTGGACAGACAACAGCCGTCTGCCGGCAACAAATAATAGAGACGATATTAAAGGAACAGGAACAGCAACACCGAATCCGGTAAATGCTGCGGACAAATGGCTTTTCCAGCAGACCTATTATCTCCCAGAGCGATATATCTCATCAGAATCCGACCGCAGTTATCTTACCATTAATGGTAATGTAGGAGGTTCTGTAGACAACAATTATCGCATCGATTTGGGTCATAAGAAGGATGAAACCAGCACCGTACCCGTATTCCCTCGCGGTACCTTCTATGAGATTACCGGTGCTATCAAGACCCTCGGTAATATGGAGCTGGATTGCAAGGTAAGTGTAAAGCCATGGGAGACAGTACCAATAGATGCCGACTTCAACCATACCACTTTGTGGGTAAGCAAGACGGAGGCTAGTGTTACGTCAACGACAAACGATTATATTTCATATAAATCGAATGCTGCTATTGTAGAATTTGGTTGCAAAAATACCATTTTAGTCAATGGTAAAGAAGAACCCATCATCATTAAGTATGATTGCGGCAAAGATGCTAATGGCAATGACAGCATAGAATTTCGTGTGAATCCGGAAATCCCAGTCAGTGACTATCCTACATCTGGGCGAAGTGGCACCGCTAAGTTTTACCTCAAGGCAAATAACCTCTATAAATATATAGATGTACATTATGATGTTACACCTTATCTGGATGTTACAAAAGAACTGGTCATCTATTATAATAATGATATATCTCAGAATAGTAGAAATATAGAATGGGATACTAATCTTGGGGGTATCAGGTTGGAAAAGACCGAACTTACAAAAGGTAAATCCACCATCGAAATGGATTTAAATTCATCGGATGCAGCCACAGGTGTCTTCACAGTAAGAGCAACAACAGATCCTGTAACGACCACCATTCATGAATTTAATGTAATACCCCAAAATGAGACTACGGATGTCAAATATAAAACTGTTCGTGTAATTGTGCGTCCTCCTATCGATGACTATCGTATCTATTTCAGAGCTATCAATGACCGAAGTAAATATAAAGGAGATAACGGTTCCGATAATTTCCAGGGAATCTTACCTGAAGGAGATACAAACAACTGGAGCGATGGATGGAATGAGGATGCAAATGATAAAAGTGCCAAACCAGACAACCACCGCATCTATGTATATACCCAGATTGGTGAAACAGAAGATGCCGTTACAGGAAAAGGTTGGATTTTTACGAAAGGACCGGCCGATAAAAATGGATGGCCTGGAGAAGAAATGGTGGCCGACGATACTAACACCGGATGGTATTACAAAGACTTCACTCAAAATGCGCAGTCTGTATCAAATACAAATGGATCAGAAGGTAAAAGAACTATTACGCCAGGTGAGACATTGATTATGTTCAGTAATAATACATATCTAGATCAAGGATTTAGTTTACACCGTTGTCCTCATCATCTAGAGCCGGGTATTCCTCTCTTCGATTATGAAGATCGTGAAGGATGGATCGTCTATGATCCTACATCCGACCCTATATGGCGTGTACATGATGATATGCCTGAAATTGAAGACATAGAGTACAAGGTATATACCCAGTTTGCGCTTTTTGGATGGTATAAGGTATATGGTATCGCATCAGAAAAAAAACAGTTCACCATTTGGGATACTAAAGCCAAAAAAAGCTGGAAATGCGAGAAGGTGGGAAAAGATTGGTATAAAACAACCATCAAGTTGAAAGCAGTAAAAGGGGAACACGAAAAAAACATCCTCCTGAAAAAGGAAGACAACGATAAATCTCCTACTATTACACTCTTCGATGGCAATAGCTACGAGAAGTATGGCGACACTGGTTATTACCAAGGAGACAAATGGCATCAAGGTACGCCTGATGGCGTAAATGAATAA
- a CDS encoding FimB/Mfa2 family fimbrial subunit — protein MANKKFNSWIKNICMGWGFIMAGSMLCSCNDLMHDDLPPCDMGVDLQFKYDYNVQRADMFNDHVGGLSVFVYDEQGNFIARHDAYNDATSQLLKDPNYAMRINLEPGKYRFATFAFQKKYEDALAQPGAKFQIALPQQGDNITALHARLDREQGKVNNQSQPLDTLWQGLSNELVEVKDLQVTRHTIGLVRDTKQLTISLHQTDEPANINADDFSYQITNANGDISYDNSLLPDEELTYTPYYTWTTEFKDTEGNVKERTAHAALMFSRLIWHPAEENDKNAILTITNKTTGEEVARINLADFLAQGRGAFEARHYSEQEFLDREYDYKLDFFLQGNQWKYVQLSISILDWVKRIQRVDF, from the coding sequence ATGGCAAACAAGAAGTTTAACAGTTGGATCAAGAATATATGCATGGGATGGGGATTCATCATGGCGGGCAGTATGCTCTGCAGCTGCAACGACTTGATGCACGACGACCTGCCTCCTTGTGACATGGGTGTTGACTTGCAGTTCAAGTACGACTACAACGTGCAGCGTGCCGATATGTTCAATGATCATGTGGGCGGACTCAGCGTATTCGTATACGACGAGCAGGGCAACTTCATTGCTCGCCATGATGCCTATAACGATGCGACATCACAGCTGCTCAAGGACCCCAACTATGCCATGAGAATCAATCTGGAACCGGGCAAATACCGATTCGCAACCTTCGCCTTCCAAAAGAAATACGAAGATGCACTCGCGCAGCCAGGTGCCAAATTCCAGATAGCTCTGCCACAGCAGGGTGACAACATCACCGCCCTCCATGCACGACTCGACCGCGAACAGGGCAAGGTGAACAACCAGAGCCAACCGCTCGATACACTCTGGCAAGGACTCAGCAACGAACTGGTTGAAGTAAAAGACCTGCAGGTTACACGCCATACCATCGGTCTGGTTCGTGATACCAAGCAGCTCACCATCAGCCTGCATCAGACCGACGAGCCTGCCAACATCAATGCCGATGACTTCAGTTATCAGATAACCAATGCCAACGGCGATATCAGTTACGACAACTCTCTCCTCCCCGACGAGGAGTTGACATATACCCCATACTACACCTGGACCACTGAGTTTAAGGATACCGAGGGCAATGTAAAGGAGCGCACCGCTCATGCCGCCCTCATGTTCTCCCGACTCATCTGGCATCCGGCAGAAGAAAACGACAAGAACGCCATCCTCACCATCACGAACAAGACTACAGGCGAAGAGGTGGCACGCATCAATCTTGCTGACTTTCTGGCTCAAGGCCGTGGCGCCTTCGAAGCCCGCCATTATTCAGAGCAGGAATTCCTGGACCGAGAGTACGACTATAAGCTCGACTTCTTCCTCCAGGGCAACCAGTGGAAGTATGTGCAGCTCAGCATTTCCATCCTGGATTGGGTCAAGCGCATCCAGCGTGTCGATTTCTAA
- a CDS encoding Mfa1 family fimbria major subunit (Members of this family are fimbrial shaft proteins (major subunit proteins), found in the Bacteriodetes. The family is named for Mfa1 from Porphyromonas gingivalis, and is related to but distinct from the family of FimA from the species.), with product MKIKHLFGLAVIAAMTASCSSNNDLVNGGNGSSEVENGTAYASFKINLPTTSGTRAVPDGTPDFNEGTAAEYEVKNGTILIFDAKTDQFVTSADLGTMNPWTDVNENGVTTAAIATVQLTNVSVKGTYKALVLLNNNTKDDETKKVTLPTTADTYATWSKDASKANADNYVSLNGIFMANAPMYKDETTEPTTLVDIKGVYASKEEAQANPATTIYVERGLAKVTMKDFETKGYSIGDGTTYAGATVKIEKWQLDVTNKSTFPVHQIGGLSSTTTGFAKIWSTPRFYDGDNKTFKRVYWGVDPNYNNADYHDLANCKTAFKMIENKDVTGAAGEANPQYCLENTFDLNNMKQGQTTRVVFKAVFTPNGFKTVQTFYKIGNNTDIWKEADLKQQIKTVALNVMGITTPEEQAKYDVDLSKGTNISGKAGQHLIEAANITYSGEAASSQVTDDNVDKINKKLGLSAETGISTYLNGEAYYIARIKHFNEMTPWTPGKAYGTDNATYLGRYGVLRNNWYELSVNKVSGLGYPDVPEVKPTLPDDENDQYISVSVKILSWAKRSQKIDL from the coding sequence ATGAAGATTAAACATTTATTTGGCTTGGCTGTCATCGCAGCTATGACGGCAAGCTGTTCAAGCAACAACGATTTAGTAAATGGTGGTAATGGCTCTAGTGAGGTTGAGAATGGTACTGCGTATGCTTCATTCAAGATTAATCTGCCTACAACAAGCGGTACACGTGCTGTTCCTGATGGTACACCTGATTTTAATGAAGGTACTGCTGCTGAGTATGAGGTTAAGAATGGTACCATCCTTATCTTCGATGCTAAGACAGATCAGTTTGTTACAAGTGCCGATCTTGGAACCATGAACCCTTGGACCGACGTTAATGAAAATGGTGTTACAACTGCGGCCATTGCTACTGTACAGCTTACAAATGTATCGGTAAAAGGCACCTATAAGGCACTGGTGCTCCTCAACAATAATACTAAAGATGATGAAACCAAGAAGGTAACATTGCCTACTACTGCCGATACTTATGCAACTTGGAGTAAGGATGCTTCAAAGGCTAATGCTGACAATTACGTCTCTTTAAACGGCATCTTTATGGCAAATGCTCCGATGTATAAGGATGAAACAACCGAGCCTACAACTCTTGTTGATATTAAAGGTGTTTACGCTTCAAAAGAGGAAGCACAGGCTAATCCTGCTACTACAATTTACGTAGAGCGTGGTTTGGCTAAGGTTACAATGAAAGACTTTGAAACAAAAGGTTACTCTATTGGTGACGGTACTACATACGCTGGTGCCACAGTGAAAATAGAGAAATGGCAGCTCGACGTAACCAATAAGTCTACCTTCCCGGTTCATCAGATTGGTGGTTTGTCTTCGACTACTACGGGTTTTGCCAAAATATGGAGTACACCTCGTTTCTATGACGGTGATAACAAAACTTTCAAGCGTGTATATTGGGGCGTAGATCCTAACTATAATAATGCTGATTATCATGATTTGGCAAACTGCAAGACAGCCTTCAAAATGATTGAAAATAAAGACGTTACGGGCGCCGCAGGTGAAGCCAATCCTCAGTATTGCCTTGAGAACACCTTCGATCTTAACAACATGAAGCAGGGTCAGACTACACGTGTTGTGTTTAAGGCTGTCTTCACTCCTAATGGCTTTAAAACAGTTCAGACATTCTATAAGATTGGTAACAATACCGATATTTGGAAAGAAGCTGATCTTAAACAACAGATTAAGACTGTTGCTCTCAATGTTATGGGTATTACAACTCCTGAAGAGCAGGCAAAGTATGATGTAGACCTTTCTAAGGGTACAAACATCAGCGGCAAGGCTGGTCAGCATCTTATTGAGGCAGCTAACATTACCTACTCAGGCGAAGCTGCTTCATCACAGGTTACAGATGACAATGTTGATAAGATCAACAAAAAGCTTGGTTTGTCAGCTGAAACCGGTATCTCTACATACCTCAATGGCGAAGCTTACTACATTGCCCGTATCAAGCACTTCAACGAGATGACTCCTTGGACACCTGGTAAGGCTTATGGTACAGACAACGCAACATACCTCGGTCGTTACGGTGTGCTCCGCAACAACTGGTACGAGCTTTCTGTAAACAAGGTAAGCGGTCTTGGATATCCTGACGTTCCAGAGGTTAAGCCTACTCTTCCAGACGATGAGAACGATCAGTACATCAGCGTCAGCGTAAAGATCCTTTCTTGGGCTAAGCGCTCTCAGAAGATCGATTTGTAA